A portion of the Drosophila sechellia strain sech25 chromosome 2R, ASM438219v1, whole genome shotgun sequence genome contains these proteins:
- the LOC6609374 gene encoding aspartyl/asparaginyl beta-hydroxylase isoform X5, whose amino-acid sequence MSGDVQPRKRKDKRRKRDDRKSEGDVTVLRQSSFQDDDESSHGVHITKMGNDDLHLHVHHDHGTGGHWCAKIIFFALMAVLLSLVGLIIMENRGLEDLDTPLSESRFSKVFDGWVDEHRDEHDGHDVQEPSGEALDDHDEHDDHDDHEEEEEEPLSEELEELEEEEQPTEEDEAAADDDEEDEDEENNAGENITAEDADEEEEEEDNDDEGTVEATVEATTEATTEATGEYEAEEDEEDDEDEAAADDEAVESTEAPLSKAEEQEDDDEDGEEQEVEESVEPPRSQSATQRAPATDTNDDDDDDDDQDKYDADDGDDDEFESLDQQFENDPEDTEPAKAVESEEQDQDQADEEEPKEEGSSWLASQIKPKEAAAAPAEKEDPFEQELRKANEEMIRENYAQALRSFNTLTTNFAHEPSAHLGRARLLELLAKKERSNQRLWEAIDGYKRYLAFGELVASNKEFQTAGESCIENLRFLGHHRQATNIHELLIKRLPEDPRLRNQLSLTYLMVNNLQQVEKVAVETLKLWPTNAVAQLHYGLALRQFHADYPKALPYLKYAVESEEEGTQEAFFYLSLGETMQRLSMKSEALEVYSKGVAKGFFASLYQRSLYNEPRLRAQPFWQPKETGYDRQLEKLTLNWRAIRDEGLALLGRSGFFEDEAELLRDKGVWQQYELYAQGRRVKDNCRRAPITCSLLEEFPESAGCRRGQVKFSVMESKTHVWPHCGPTNCRLRAHLTLAAPEPEKTSLRVAEQERTWREGELFIFDDSFEHEVWHNGSQPRLVLILDMWHPQLSAAQRRSLTPI is encoded by the exons ATGTCGGGCGATGTGCAGCCGCGTAAGCGCAAGGATAAGCGCCGAAAACGCG ATGATCGCAAGTCCGAGGGCGATGTGACTGTTCTGCGTCAGTCCAGTTTTCAAG ATGACGACGAATCTTCGCACGGCGTTCACATTACAAAGATGGGAAACGATGATCTCCACCTGCACGTGCACCACGATCACGGAACTGGCGGTCACTGGTGCGCCAAGATCATATTCTTCGCCCTGATGGCAGTGCTTCTAAGTTTGGTGGGTCTGATCATCATGGAGAACCGCGGACTGGAGGATC TGGACACTCCTCTGTCGGAGTCTAGGTTCTCGAAAGTTTTTGATGGCTGGGTAGACGAACATCGGGATGAGCATGATGGTCACGATGTGCAGGAACCCTCTGGAGAGGCGTTAGATGATCACGATGAACACGACGACCATGATGATCATGAAGAGGAAG AAGAAGAGCCACTCTCAGAAGAATTAGAAGAACTGGAGGAAGAGGAACAGCCAACTGAGGAGGATGAGGCAGCGgcagatgatgatgaggagGATGAAGATGAGGAGAACAATGCGGGTGAAAACATAACTGCCGAGGATGCGGatgaggaggaagaggaggaggataACGATGATGAAGGCACCGTAGAGGCAACTGTGGAAGCTACTACTGAAGCCACTACGGAAGCCACTGGCGAATATGAAGctgaagaagatgaagaggatGATGAGGATGAAGCCGCAGCAGATGATGAAGCAGTAGAATCCACTGAAGCCCCGCTGTCGAAAGCTGAGGAG CAGGAAGACGATGATGAGGATGGGGAAGAGCAGGAGGTCGAAGAATCAGTAGAGCCGCCAAGATCCCAATCTGCGACACAAAGGGCTCCCGCAACAGATACtaatgatgacgacgacgatgatgat GATCAAGACAAATACGATGCAGATGACGGGGATGACGACGAATTCGAGTCCCTGGATCAGCAATTTGAAAATGATCCCGAGGATACAGAGCCAGCCAAAGCAGTAGAGAGTGAGGAGCAGGATCAGGACCAGGCTGATGAGGAGGAGCCCAAGGAAGAGGGCTCCTCTTGGTTGGCATCAC AAATAAAGCCGAAagaagctgcagctgctcccgCAGAGAAAGAGGATCCTTTCGAGCAAGAGTTGCGCAAGGCGAACGAGGAGATGATTAGGGAG AATTATGCCCAAGCCCTGCGATCCTTTAACACGCTCACCACCAACTTTGCCCACGAGCCATCGGCCCATTTGGGAAGAGCCCGACTTCTGGAACTTCTAGCCAAGAAGGAGCGCAGCAATCAGCGCCTGTGGGAAGCCATCGATGGTTACAAAAGATATTTGGCCTTTGGTGAGCTTGTAGCCAGCAATAAGGAATTTCAAACCGCCGGCGAAAGCTGCATAGAGAACTTGAGATTTTTGG GTCACCACCGACAGGCAACTAACATCCACGAGCTGCTCATCAAACGTTTGCCTGAGGATCCACGGCTTCGTAACCAACTCTCACTCACCTATCTTATGGTAAACAA TCTTCAGCAGGTTGAAAAGGTGGCTGTGGAAACCCTGAAACTTTGGCCAACCAATGCAGTGGCTCAACTTCATTATGGACTGGCGCTCAGACAGTTCCATGCTGACTACCCCAAGGCGCTGCCCTATCTAAAATATGCCGTGGAGTCTGAAGAGGAGGGCACGCAAGAGGCTTTCTTCTATTTGTCGCTCGGCGAGACTATGCAGCGCCTGTCCATGAAATCAGAAGCTCTGGAGGTGTATAGTAAAGGTGTTGCCAAAGGCTTCTTTGCCAGCCTCTATCAGAGATCGCTGTACAATGAGCCCAGGTTGAGAGCACAGCCCTTTTGGCAGCCCAAAGAAACGGGCTATGACAGGCAGCTGGAGAAGCTGACGCTCAATTGGCGTGCCATTCGTGATGAGGGATTAGCGCTGCTGGGAAGAAGTGGATTCTTCGAGGATGAAGCGGAACTGCTGCGCGACAAGGGAGTGTGGCAGCAGTATGAGCTATATGCCCAGGGTCGTCGGGTGAAGGACAACTGCCGCAGGGCTCCAATCACCTGCAGTCTGCTGGAGGAATTTCCCGAGTCCGCCGGCTGTCGACGTGGCCAAGTGAAGTTTAGTGTTATGGAGTCCAAGACACATGTGTGGCCGCATTGTGGACCCACCAATTGCCGACTGAGGGCACACCTCACGCTAGCTGCTCCGGAGCCGGAAAAAACTTCACTCCGCGTGGCGGAGCAGGAAAG AACCTGGCGTGAGGGAGAACTGTTCATATTCGATGATAGCTTCGAACACGAGGTGTGGCACAACGGAAGCCAGCCACGCCTAGTGCTCATCCTGGATATGTGGCATCCGCAACTGAGTGCCGCCCAGCGCCGCAGTTTAACACCAATATGA
- the LOC6609374 gene encoding aspartyl/asparaginyl beta-hydroxylase isoform X6, producing MSGDVQPRKRKDKRRKRDDDESSHGVHITKMGNDDLHLHVHHDHGTGGHWCAKIIFFALMAVLLSLVGLIIMENRGLEDLDTPLSESRFSKVFDGWVDEHRDEHDGHDVQEPSGEALDDHDEHDDHDDHEEEEEEPLSEELEELEEEEQPTEEDEAAADDDEEDEDEENNAGENITAEDADEEEEEEDNDDEGTVEATVEATTEATTEATGEYEAEEDEEDDEDEAAADDEAVESTEAPLSKAEEQEDDDEDGEEQEVEESVEPPRSQSATQRAPATDTNDDDDDDDDQDKYDADDGDDDEFESLDQQFENDPEDTEPAKAVESEEQDQDQADEEEPKEEGSSWLASQIKPKEAAAAPAEKEDPFEQELRKANEEMIRENYAQALRSFNTLTTNFAHEPSAHLGRARLLELLAKKERSNQRLWEAIDGYKRYLAFGELVASNKEFQTAGESCIENLRFLGHHRQATNIHELLIKRLPEDPRLRNQLSLTYLMVNNLQQVEKVAVETLKLWPTNAVAQLHYGLALRQFHADYPKALPYLKYAVESEEEGTQEAFFYLSLGETMQRLSMKSEALEVYSKGVAKGFFASLYQRSLYNEPRLRAQPFWQPKETGYDRQLEKLTLNWRAIRDEGLALLGRSGFFEDEAELLRDKGVWQQYELYAQGRRVKDNCRRAPITCSLLEEFPESAGCRRGQVKFSVMESKTHVWPHCGPTNCRLRAHLTLAAPEPEKTSLRVAEQERTWREGELFIFDDSFEHEVWHNGSQPRLVLILDMWHPQLSAAQRRSLTPI from the exons ATGTCGGGCGATGTGCAGCCGCGTAAGCGCAAGGATAAGCGCCGAAAACGCG ATGACGACGAATCTTCGCACGGCGTTCACATTACAAAGATGGGAAACGATGATCTCCACCTGCACGTGCACCACGATCACGGAACTGGCGGTCACTGGTGCGCCAAGATCATATTCTTCGCCCTGATGGCAGTGCTTCTAAGTTTGGTGGGTCTGATCATCATGGAGAACCGCGGACTGGAGGATC TGGACACTCCTCTGTCGGAGTCTAGGTTCTCGAAAGTTTTTGATGGCTGGGTAGACGAACATCGGGATGAGCATGATGGTCACGATGTGCAGGAACCCTCTGGAGAGGCGTTAGATGATCACGATGAACACGACGACCATGATGATCATGAAGAGGAAG AAGAAGAGCCACTCTCAGAAGAATTAGAAGAACTGGAGGAAGAGGAACAGCCAACTGAGGAGGATGAGGCAGCGgcagatgatgatgaggagGATGAAGATGAGGAGAACAATGCGGGTGAAAACATAACTGCCGAGGATGCGGatgaggaggaagaggaggaggataACGATGATGAAGGCACCGTAGAGGCAACTGTGGAAGCTACTACTGAAGCCACTACGGAAGCCACTGGCGAATATGAAGctgaagaagatgaagaggatGATGAGGATGAAGCCGCAGCAGATGATGAAGCAGTAGAATCCACTGAAGCCCCGCTGTCGAAAGCTGAGGAG CAGGAAGACGATGATGAGGATGGGGAAGAGCAGGAGGTCGAAGAATCAGTAGAGCCGCCAAGATCCCAATCTGCGACACAAAGGGCTCCCGCAACAGATACtaatgatgacgacgacgatgatgat GATCAAGACAAATACGATGCAGATGACGGGGATGACGACGAATTCGAGTCCCTGGATCAGCAATTTGAAAATGATCCCGAGGATACAGAGCCAGCCAAAGCAGTAGAGAGTGAGGAGCAGGATCAGGACCAGGCTGATGAGGAGGAGCCCAAGGAAGAGGGCTCCTCTTGGTTGGCATCAC AAATAAAGCCGAAagaagctgcagctgctcccgCAGAGAAAGAGGATCCTTTCGAGCAAGAGTTGCGCAAGGCGAACGAGGAGATGATTAGGGAG AATTATGCCCAAGCCCTGCGATCCTTTAACACGCTCACCACCAACTTTGCCCACGAGCCATCGGCCCATTTGGGAAGAGCCCGACTTCTGGAACTTCTAGCCAAGAAGGAGCGCAGCAATCAGCGCCTGTGGGAAGCCATCGATGGTTACAAAAGATATTTGGCCTTTGGTGAGCTTGTAGCCAGCAATAAGGAATTTCAAACCGCCGGCGAAAGCTGCATAGAGAACTTGAGATTTTTGG GTCACCACCGACAGGCAACTAACATCCACGAGCTGCTCATCAAACGTTTGCCTGAGGATCCACGGCTTCGTAACCAACTCTCACTCACCTATCTTATGGTAAACAA TCTTCAGCAGGTTGAAAAGGTGGCTGTGGAAACCCTGAAACTTTGGCCAACCAATGCAGTGGCTCAACTTCATTATGGACTGGCGCTCAGACAGTTCCATGCTGACTACCCCAAGGCGCTGCCCTATCTAAAATATGCCGTGGAGTCTGAAGAGGAGGGCACGCAAGAGGCTTTCTTCTATTTGTCGCTCGGCGAGACTATGCAGCGCCTGTCCATGAAATCAGAAGCTCTGGAGGTGTATAGTAAAGGTGTTGCCAAAGGCTTCTTTGCCAGCCTCTATCAGAGATCGCTGTACAATGAGCCCAGGTTGAGAGCACAGCCCTTTTGGCAGCCCAAAGAAACGGGCTATGACAGGCAGCTGGAGAAGCTGACGCTCAATTGGCGTGCCATTCGTGATGAGGGATTAGCGCTGCTGGGAAGAAGTGGATTCTTCGAGGATGAAGCGGAACTGCTGCGCGACAAGGGAGTGTGGCAGCAGTATGAGCTATATGCCCAGGGTCGTCGGGTGAAGGACAACTGCCGCAGGGCTCCAATCACCTGCAGTCTGCTGGAGGAATTTCCCGAGTCCGCCGGCTGTCGACGTGGCCAAGTGAAGTTTAGTGTTATGGAGTCCAAGACACATGTGTGGCCGCATTGTGGACCCACCAATTGCCGACTGAGGGCACACCTCACGCTAGCTGCTCCGGAGCCGGAAAAAACTTCACTCCGCGTGGCGGAGCAGGAAAG AACCTGGCGTGAGGGAGAACTGTTCATATTCGATGATAGCTTCGAACACGAGGTGTGGCACAACGGAAGCCAGCCACGCCTAGTGCTCATCCTGGATATGTGGCATCCGCAACTGAGTGCCGCCCAGCGCCGCAGTTTAACACCAATATGA